The Mycolicibacterium duvalii DNA window CCGAACACCGGAGCGGAGACCACGCCCGGCGGCTGCGCGCGGACGTAAGGGATCGCACGCACCGCGCTCATCGCGATCATCAGATGACCCGGCATGGCGTGCTGGCCGCTGGGTGGTTCGCCCTCCCAGCCGACGTCCAGATTCAATTCGAAGCTGGGTACGCCCTTGATCACAGCGCGTATCAGCGGCGCTTTCTCACCCGGCGTCAGCGGCCGAAGTCCCCACTGGGGCAGATCTCGTGTGAGCACCCATTCCTCGTGGATCGCGAGTAGCGGTCGATCCGACCAGTGGCCGACCCAGGAGAATCGCTGACCGACCACGGTGCCTGCCTCGATCACGCCGGCCTTCACCTCGATGGGGTGCGGCAGAGTCGTGCAGTCGACCGACACGTCGACGTGGGTCAGCTCGACACCGAGAACGTCGGCAGTCGCATTGAGGGCCTGGCGGTAGGCCATGTCGAGCTTCTTGATGATCGGCGAGTCGACGGTGACGTCGGCGGGAGGGCGGCCCATCCCCATCAGATCGATCAGCATCGGTCGGCTGTCGACCCCGGAGACATCGGTGGCCTCGTAGAGGTCGATGCGGTCTATCGACTTGCTCAGACCAGTCACGGTGGTCACGAGTCGCTCGAACATGAAGCCCGGATTCTCACCGGCGGCATGAAAGTGCGAGTTCCCGGTTCGGCACGCGTCTTCGAAGGCCGTTGCAGTGGCGGCGCCGTAGGTGGGTAGGTGGTTGTATGACGTCGTACTGATCACGTCGATACCGGCTGCGAGCAGACGGCAGATGTCCTCGGCGTTCGTCTCGACTGTGTGCGCCTTGCTCGCTGCGTGGACGACGACTTGGGCGCCCGAGCTCAGGATTGCTTCTTTGTCGGTGGTGGCGGGCACGCCCGTCGTCGGCGGCAATCCGCACAGCGCCCCGGCGTCGAGTCCGTCTTTGGCGGGATCGTAGACGAGCACTCCCACCAGTTGAAAGTGCGGGTTCTCAATCAGTTCCTGTAGTGCAGCGCGACCGACCGCGCCCGTCGCCCACTGTGCCACCCGAATCGTCAATCAAACACTCCTGGTTACGCTTTCAATGCGGTCGACCCACCACTCAGATCAACCTACATCATGTATGTTCGCAACCACCAGGATGTATGTTGATGGTGCGCTGAAGTAGTGAGGGGTCGTCGAATGGTGGAATCGCCAACCGTCGAGGAGCTCGAGCAGAGCATCCGGGATGCACAGGAGAAGTTCAATGCGGGTATGGGGGCAGACGGCGACGCGTCCCCATATCCGCTGTTGAAGCGATTGCGCGCGCAGGCGTCCGTCCATCCGGGCTGGCCGGAAATGGGTCTTATCGGAAACCCGGACGACGGGCGGTCACCGACGTTCACCGCGTATTCGTTCGACGCCGTCAAGGCGGTATTCACCGACAACATCACTTTCAGCACGCGATGCTATGAAGATGTCGTGCGGCCACTGCAGGGGCCGACGATTCTCGAGATGCAAGAACCCGAGCATGCCGTGTACCGCAAGTTGCACGAATTCGCTTTCGCCCGCTCGTCGATGAAGCGGTGGGATGGTGAACTGGTCGGTCCGCTGGTGGACCAGACCATCGCGCGGTTCAAGGAGGACAGGCGCGCCGATCTGGTCGATGCGGTTTTCATGCCGATCCCGGTACGGGTGATCGCCGCATTGCTCGGACTTCCCGATTCCGACGTGCTGTGGTTCCACCGTCTGGCGATCGACATGCTGGGGTTTCGTGCCGACATGGAGACCGCAATGGCGGCGTCGGCGCAGATGAAGGACTACTTCGTCGACATCCTGGCCGAAAAGCGCAGATCTCCACAGGACGACATGGTGTCGATTCTGGCCACTGCCGAGGTCGACGGCATGAAGATGTCCGACGAGCAGATTTATGGCTTCATGCGCAACCTGCTTCCGGCAGGTGCCGAGACGACATCGCGTTCCACGGCGAGCCTGGCGTACGCATTGCTGACGCATCCCGATCAGATGGACGCGGTGCGAACGGACCGAAGTCTGTTGCCGCAAGCCATCGAGGAGGGCATTCGCTGGGAGACTCCGCTGTTGAACTTCATGCGCGAGGTCACCTGCGATACCGAATTGGCCGGAGTGTCCATCCCCGAGGGCGCCACCATGATGCTCAGCCTGGGAAGTGCCAACCATGACGAAGGTCGTTGGGAGAACCCGGAGGAGTTCAACGTCTTCCGCGAGCGTAAGCCGCACATCGGCTTTGCGCATGGTGCGCATGTGTGTCTCGGCATGCACCTGGCTCGGTTGGAGAGCACGAAGATCTTCAACGCCCTGTTCGATCAGTTGCCGGGTCTTCGCCTGGACCCGGATGCGCCGGCGCCCTATATCACCGGGACCATGTTCCGGTCGCCGTCGCGCCTCGACGTGATCTGGGATTGAGCCGACGGTGACACGCGTCATTCAATGGGCCACCGGTGTGACCGGAACGATGTCACTCCGCCATGTCATCGGCCGAGATGATCTGGACCTGGTGGGTGTCCGAGTGTACGACCCCGCCAAGTCGGGTGTCGATGCGGGATCTCTTTGTGGAATGCCGGAAACCGGCGTGTCGGCGACCGATGACCGCGACGCGCTGCTGACCACTGACGCCGACGTCGTGCTCTACATGGGCAAGGTCGAAACCGACACACCCGGATGTTTCGCCGACGTCTGCGACCTTCTCGCGTCCGGAAAGAACGTGATCACCACCGGCAGCCGGTTCATTCACCCACGTTCACTCGACGGGTCTCTGGCCGATGGCATCGAGACAGCCTGCGAAAGAGGAAATTCGACGTTTCTGGGCCTGGGCCTGTATCCGGGATTCATCGGGGAGACACTCGCACCCATCCTGTCCCGGATCACCGCGCGCGCTGACCGCATCGATGTTCGCGAAGTGCTGAACTACTCCACCTACGCGAGTCACGACCTGATCTTCAACGCGATGGGGTTCGGATTCCCGCCGGAGGACACCACTCCGTTGCTCACCAACACTCAGTACGCGGCCAGCGCCTGGATAGGCAGCGCCACGGTGCTCGCGCAGGCGCTGGGTCTCGAGATCCGCGGCGTCGAAGGCTACCGCGAGGTTGCCACCACGCCGAGGGCGTTGACAGTGGCTGCCGGCGAGATTCCCGCGGGAACGGTGGGCGCGATGCGTTTCGGCGTGGTGGCCGACTGCGGCGACGTGACGCTGTCTGTTGAACACCTCACCCGTATGGCCGATGACTTGGCGCCCGACTGGCCCGCTGAGATCGGCTACGAGGTGAGCTTTTCCGGCGAGCCGAACCTGCGAATTCATCTCGTGATCGGCTCACATGACGAAGATCATGCCCAACAGGGATGTCTTGCCACAGCCATGCACGCGATCAACGCCATCCCCGCGGTGATGGCTGCCGACCCCGGGGCCTATGACTTGTCGACGATCACGCCGTTCGTCGCGCACTGGGCGGGGAGCTGATGTCCCTGCGCGTCATCGTGATCGGAACCGGTGGCGTTGGCGCGCACGCACTACGTGCGGTGCTGGCAAATCGTCGTTACGACCTCACCGGCGTCTGGGTGTCCTCAGACGAGAAGGCGGGTAAGGACGCAGGCGAACTCGCCGGACTCGGTCGGGCTACCGGGATCCTGGCCACCACCGATCTGGGTGCCCTGCTGGAGACCGAGCCGGACTGCGCGATCTACACCGCGATCGCCGACACCCGGATGCTCGAAGCTCTTGACGATTACCGTCGAATCCTCGCCGCCGGGGTCAACGTGGTCGGCACCGGCGGCACATTCCTGCAGTTCCCGTGGGGCGTCGTGCCCGACGAGCTGTTTGCGCCGCTTGAGTTGGCGGCCAAAGCCAATGGGGTGAGTCTCTACGTCAACGGGATCGACCCCGGCTTCGCCAACGACATCGTGCCTCTCGCACTGGCGGGCACCTGCCAGAGCGTCGAACAGATCCGCTGTATCGAGATCTGCGACTACTCGACCTACGACAGCGCACTCGTCATGTGCGATCTGATGGGATTCGGCAGGCCACTCGAGGACGTCCCGATGGTGCTGTCGCC harbors:
- a CDS encoding dihydrodipicolinate synthase, translating into MAQWATGAVGRAALQELIENPHFQLVGVLVYDPAKDGLDAGALCGLPPTTGVPATTDKEAILSSGAQVVVHAASKAHTVETNAEDICRLLAAGIDVISTTSYNHLPTYGAATATAFEDACRTGNSHFHAAGENPGFMFERLVTTVTGLSKSIDRIDLYEATDVSGVDSRPMLIDLMGMGRPPADVTVDSPIIKKLDMAYRQALNATADVLGVELTHVDVSVDCTTLPHPIEVKAGVIEAGTVVGQRFSWVGHWSDRPLLAIHEEWVLTRDLPQWGLRPLTPGEKAPLIRAVIKGVPSFELNLDVGWEGEPPSGQHAMPGHLMIAMSAVRAIPYVRAQPPGVVSAPVFGALQLAADANSA
- a CDS encoding cytochrome P450 — translated: MVESPTVEELEQSIRDAQEKFNAGMGADGDASPYPLLKRLRAQASVHPGWPEMGLIGNPDDGRSPTFTAYSFDAVKAVFTDNITFSTRCYEDVVRPLQGPTILEMQEPEHAVYRKLHEFAFARSSMKRWDGELVGPLVDQTIARFKEDRRADLVDAVFMPIPVRVIAALLGLPDSDVLWFHRLAIDMLGFRADMETAMAASAQMKDYFVDILAEKRRSPQDDMVSILATAEVDGMKMSDEQIYGFMRNLLPAGAETTSRSTASLAYALLTHPDQMDAVRTDRSLLPQAIEEGIRWETPLLNFMREVTCDTELAGVSIPEGATMMLSLGSANHDEGRWENPEEFNVFRERKPHIGFAHGAHVCLGMHLARLESTKIFNALFDQLPGLRLDPDAPAPYITGTMFRSPSRLDVIWD
- a CDS encoding NAD(P)H-dependent amine dehydrogenase family protein; translation: MSLRHVIGRDDLDLVGVRVYDPAKSGVDAGSLCGMPETGVSATDDRDALLTTDADVVLYMGKVETDTPGCFADVCDLLASGKNVITTGSRFIHPRSLDGSLADGIETACERGNSTFLGLGLYPGFIGETLAPILSRITARADRIDVREVLNYSTYASHDLIFNAMGFGFPPEDTTPLLTNTQYAASAWIGSATVLAQALGLEIRGVEGYREVATTPRALTVAAGEIPAGTVGAMRFGVVADCGDVTLSVEHLTRMADDLAPDWPAEIGYEVSFSGEPNLRIHLVIGSHDEDHAQQGCLATAMHAINAIPAVMAADPGAYDLSTITPFVAHWAGS
- a CDS encoding NAD(P)H-dependent amine dehydrogenase family protein; its protein translation is MSLRVIVIGTGGVGAHALRAVLANRRYDLTGVWVSSDEKAGKDAGELAGLGRATGILATTDLGALLETEPDCAIYTAIADTRMLEALDDYRRILAAGVNVVGTGGTFLQFPWGVVPDELFAPLELAAKANGVSLYVNGIDPGFANDIVPLALAGTCQSVEQIRCIEICDYSTYDSALVMCDLMGFGRPLEDVPMVLSPGALSMAWGSVIKLGAKWLDVELGEITERSVRVPAPESFDTAWGHIAEGTAAALRFEVAGLVDGQPVIVAEHVTRMRDDLCPDWPRPVSGSYTYRIEITGEPSYVMDFNLSSRNGDHAHAGMVATASRVVNSIPAVVAAPPGIVTTLDLPLPSGKGLFHRL